The following are encoded together in the Scomber scombrus chromosome 7, fScoSco1.1, whole genome shotgun sequence genome:
- the LOC133983042 gene encoding hepcidin-like: MKTFSVAVAVAVMLTFICIQESFAAVSEVQVQEEVMSNDSPVAAHEETSVESWMMPHNSRQKRRPKCRFCCGCCRRGVCGLCCKF, encoded by the exons ATGAAGACCTTCAGCGTTGCAGTTGCAGTGGCCGTCATGCTCACCTTTATTTGCATTCAAGAGAGCTTTGCCGCAGTCAGTGAA GTGCAAGTACAGGAGGAGGTGATGAGCAATGACAGTCCAGTTGCAGCACATGAAGAGACATCTGTGGAGTCATGGATG ATGCCGCATAACAGCAGACAGAAACGCAGGCCTAAGTGTCGCTTTTGCTGCGGCTGCTGTCGCAGAGGTGTCTGTGGATTGTGCTGCAAGTTCTGA
- the LOC133983044 gene encoding hepcidin-like, translating into MKTFSVAVAVAVVLTFICIQESSAVPVTEVEKLPFNAIPGNAPWLIPEEYKPKKKESACRLCCGCCEMSGCGVCCRF; encoded by the exons ATGAAGACCTTCAGCGTTGCAGTTGCAGTGGCCGTTGTGCTCACCTTCATTTGCATTCAAGAAAGCTCTGCTGTCCCAGTCACTGAA gTGGAGAAATTGCCGTTCAATGCAATACCTGGAAACGCCCCATGGTTG ATACCGGAAGAATACAAGCCGAAAAAAAAAGAATCGGCGTGTCGCCTTTGCTGTGGCTGCTGCGAAATGTCTGGCTGTGGAGTGTGCTGCAGATTCTGA